From the Debaryomyces hansenii CBS767 chromosome F complete sequence genome, the window ttatataaatcaaatccATTTGGACCAGAGATAGTCTATTTTCTCCTATCGATCCTTCATCTAATATACCCAGCAAGTTATCTAAGTTATCTAGCCATGAATCAGACATAGTTCATTTGAAACTAATTGTATTAAAGAGgtgaatttcaaaattgtGTAcagaattttttcaattgaatcgTATTTTTACTCcatcaatttatttacatTTCATTTCAAATAGTGATCCATGAAATCATGGTATTATCGTTTATTAATATGAAGCAACATAAACATTACTTATCAAGATGTCAATTCGCCATAACTACAAAGTTGAGAAGAaattttgtttcaattcCTTTAGTAATTTCGGAAGAAATACAACAAACTTTGAATGATAAACAGAAGCCAATTGTCTCCTTagaatcaacaattatCACTCATGGATTGCCCTATCCTGATAATTTATCTATGGCAACTGAAGTGGAGAGAATAATTAGGGCCAATGGTGCAGTTCCAGCTACATGTGCTTTTATAGAGGGAATACCGTATGTTGGATTAACATCACACcaacttgaatatttatccGAACAGGCTTCAAAGAAGGAAATAAATAAGGTTTCTCGTCGGGATATTGGATATACTATGGCCAATAAGGTAAACGGTGGTACCACCATTGCACTGACAATGATTTTATCTCATTTAGCAGGAATCAAAGTATTCGCTACCGGTGGATTAGGGGGAGTTCATAAAGACGGGCATTTAACAATGGATGTTTCTGCTGATTTAACTGAATTAGGCAGAACTCCAGTATCTGTCGTATGCGCCGgaccaaaatcaattttggaTATTGGTTTAACTATGGAGTATTTGGAAACACAAGGTGTCTTCGTTGGCACGTATAACGATAATAATAGAACCAGGATTGAAATCCCTGGCTTTTACTGTCGTGATTCAGGAATTCAATCGCCatattcatttaattcatttgttcAAGCTGCGTCAATAATTCATagtcaaaataatttgatgtCTTTAAAGTCTGGGAATGTCTTTTGCATCCCCCCACCTGAGGATTCAGCCTTGCCTTCGGaacttattaataatataattgaaaaagctaatgaagaagcaaaagaaaaaggTATAAGGGGAAAAAATTTAACCCCATTTTTATTAAGCAAAATTGCTAATGATACTAAGGGAAAATCAGTTGAATGCAACATTAATTTTGTCTACAATAACGCTGTATCTGCAACTAAAATTGCTAAAGAATTACttttattggaaaataatAGTGAGCCTAATGTATGTTATTAAAGtttgtattttattatgatttaattgTCTTTATACTAATTGTTATTTAGAATTACAAATCAAATTCCGGAACTAAAGAATATTTGTCAAAGCCAGGAAATGGAACGTCTGACACCTCGATACCTGTAAGTAAAGAGAATATTACTATTACAAATGTTACTGATCATGTGAATGCAGTAATAATAGGATCCATTGCTCTTGATACAATCAGTCGACTTAATTCTCTTACTACTATGAATGATTCAAATCCAGGTCAAACAAGATCCTCGATGGGTGGCGTGGGATATAATGTCTCGTTAGCTTGTAAATATGGATTAGAATCGCCTTCTTGTTCATCAGAAAATATAGACCGGTCATCTTATAGGTTTGTATCCGTTGTTGCAAACGATTTTGCCGGTAGATCCTTGCTCAAGCATTTAGACTCTAATAAGGTCGATACTTCAGGAATAAAAATCATCAAAGATAGCAAAAATTCAACTGctcaatattcttcaatacaTAATACCAATGGTGAACTACTTGTGGCCTGTGCTGACATGGCtataattgaagaagacTTTATTACTGAGCATACTGTGACTCAATTAGCTAGAGCAAAACCAGATTGCATAGTTCTAGACTGcaatatatcttcatctgcAATGAGTAATATATTACAGTATATTAGGAACAATCTAGAAAAAACAAAAGTGATAATAGAGCCAACGTCAGCTCCTAAAGCAGCAAGATTATCGCATGTTAATAGCAAGAATTTAAAGGTTTTTcctaataatataatcCTGTTAGTCTCTCCGACGGTGGCAGAGTTGAATACATTTCATTCTTCGTTTAGTAATCGggaattatttgatgattatgaCGAGTGGTTCCCATTATTGGATACGTTAGGAGTTGATTCGTTGTTTAGAGAGAAGTTGAATAAACAAGCACAGCAGTATGAGGTTTTGAGGGAAGGCTTAAAGCGTGGATTTTTGCAGCAATCATTTCAATTATTACCCTATTTACCGAATATACTACTTAAATTGGGCCCAAGTGGGCTACTATATATAGGTCTTTCAACAAGTATCGGTGATTATTCTTCGATCCCAACCACTTCCGATTACTGCCCCGAGTTTACAATTACTACTAATGgaaaagaatttattgacAGTGACGGGAAAAGCAAAAAAATGGGAATagttattcaatatttcccTATTCCGgaagtaaataaaaatttgaaggTTAAAAATGTTACTGGTGCTGGCGATTCGTTATTGGGGTATCTAACTGCTAGATTACTGCTTTCAAGTAAAAATATTGTAGGCAAAGCATGGTTAGAACcagaaataaatagaatTGAGGATGAATGGTTTAAATGGGAATCTATCTACAAGGCACAAATCTCAAGTGGTTTATCATTGCAAAGTAATGAAGCTATAAGTCCAGAAATAGCTAAAATCAAATAGATTACACAAAATCGTGCgaataaatcaattataaAATAGTAAAATAATCTAAATAGTATAAGAATTCATTGACGATAAATATGTTTAGATCAGGATTCATACATAATACTAGGTTCAATTTTAGTAAGGTTACGACGAAGAGACTTTTTTCTTCTAGTGCAAGACCAATTCATTCTCTTAgaattaaatcattaactTTAGGCGTATGTGGATTTTCTGCAATCACTGGATTGGCTTTATATAACCATAGACTTATTGAATTGGACAATAAGAAACAAGATATTTCCCCCAATATTTCCATAGCTGTTGATTCATCGATTTCGCCTTTTCCGACCGCTTTAATTAGTGCCAACCAAACCAATCTTAATACGgattttcaattgcttGGATATGGTGTTAGGTCTGTTACGTTTGTTAACTTCAAGGTATATGGAATTGGTCTTTACATAGCTAATGACGATGTGAATAAaactaaaaaaattttgagtccaaattatttatcaacCTTTGGCACTGAAAACCATTCATTAAGAGAATTGTTATCTGACCCTGAATTTTCTGCCCAGCTTATCTCAAAACTATTAGAGGAAAATGTAAGATTTGCAGTTAGAATTTCGCCTGTTAGAAATACAGATTTTAATCATTTGAAGGATGGTTTAATCAAGTCAATCTTGGCTCATCCAGAaagtaaagaaaataaggaAATCGTGAGTAATGGATTGGAAGAATTAAGGAACGTGTTTAGCGGATACAGAGGATCGGTGCCAAAGAATCATGTCTTATGGCTAGAAATTTTAAAACAAGGAAGCTTAAGTATTTCATATGAAAATCCGGTCAAGAACGAATTGACTAGTATGGGACAGGTCAAAGAACCAATTATTAGTAAGCTTTTATTTTTACAATACCTCAGTGGTAAGAAACCATTATCGGAACCATTAAGAAAAAGCTGTAACGATGGATTTATTGGTTTATAAGCCATTCACATTTCAGAAGTTGGCGCTTACAAGTTATAGTCTTTAAAGTATATATGTTTCTTCGTAACTAATTCGTGTTTGAATGCACTTTTACTTTCAAAGAAACCTCGTATCTAATTAAAGTGGTCATAATGCCATAATTTAGAGagataattgaaaatcCAGAAACCTGGAAATATAACTTTCTGGAAGTATTATCTGTACTAATTTTTCGCTTTATAATAAAAGACCTCTGTAATGgaaataatcattattcgGGCCTATGTGATTCAACCTCCATCAAGTCAAGTCAGCTCAAATCTTTAAATGATACataaattaagaaattctCTTTCGCGAAAAAAGCTTTGTACTGATTTAAAGTGAACTGAATTTCTGTTGGAACTAAAACCACACACCAAAATCCGTTTATGCAATTTGCGGTGGagttttaataaatttatataatcagCATTCTGAATAACTAGAATCTTTAATATCTACCACGACGTGATATGGTGAGATCTAAGAATGGATGTATCTCTTGTCGtcgaaaaaaaaaaaaatgtgACGAAGCTCAACCTATTTGTACCCTCTGTTCCAAGACTAATTCAGTATGTGAATACCCAGTATCGCATGGTATGTTTCTccagaaaaataataaaggaaTACCCGATTATCAAGGAACAAAGCGTGTGAAAATTCGAGATAAAGAACCTGAAGATAGCTTTGAAGATACAAGTAGTGAAGAACATTCGTTGAACGATGCTTATCAACCTCATAAAATTGTGCATCTTAACTCAATTGCGATGGAAAAGTCTACTTTACCTTCATATCCACTTGGTTCCTTATCGCCAGAGTTGCTCAAAGATGGGCACGGATTAGACATGAATGATTTGGTGGAAACCGCACCTAAGGACGTCGATGATCCAATGCTTATTCaaacaaataaaaaatcACCTGAATATCAAGAGTTGTACGATACTTTCAGAGATTTTATGTTTCTCAATGCTGCATCCCAAGGTCCACAATCACCTGTTCAAATGCCATTAGGATTGAAAGATGTGGATATAGTCAACCACTTCAAAAGCTTTTTGGATTATAACACGGAAGTTCTGCTTAACGAAATGCAAGAAATATTACCACAAGTCGTCAGCGGAAATAGCTTATTAAGTTTTGCCTCTGTGCTGCCAAAAATTGCGGGTTCTAGTACAGAAATAACTTCTTTGAAAGACACATCGAGCACCAGGgaattttcttcaacaaagCCACAGACTACAAACGAACAGATTAGAGATGAACAACCAGACCCTGTCgttgatgaaataaaattgaaccATAGGGACTTTGAACTATTTACCAACTTTGTAGAAGAAATAGCGGGTTGGTTAGACATGTTTGATCACAAGAAACATTTCACTACAATTTTTGTGACCTTGTCAAAAAAAAGTTTGCCGTTATATTACTCTATTTTAGCTATTTCTTCCCGACATTTGGACGAAACCAAAAAgttacaaaaaaaaaacgACCACTTAACATATCACTTATATCAACgttcattatattatttagtTCCGATGGTACAAGGCAACTCGAACATTGAAGTTGTTGCATCATGCATTATACTTTGTGTTTTTGAAATGATGAATCCTTCACCGCTGAATTGGAGAAAACATCTTAAAGGTGGTGCCACATTATTGATGGCAGCGAATATTCACGGTTTCAGTGATTCAATGGAGAAGTCTTTGTTTTGGTGCTTTCTGAGAATGGATATCTGTAATGCGCTAATAAATGATGAGCCAACCCTAATTCCATTACGCAAATGGGGCGATTTGAGTTTTATTGAAGACggtgatgatgatgatgatgatgatttgattaTCGCCGCTAGATACAAGGAAAAATTTTTGTCATTTTCTTCTCAGAATTCGGATATGTATAGcaattatattgtttttCTTGCGGCGAGGACAGTCAATTTGATTTCCGATGGTAATGATTTTCTGTCGAAAACAATTAACTCAGTGAATTTTGAGACATCTTTTGATGCCTTATATCAAGAACTATTGGAATGGTATATTAATCGCCCTGTCACTATGAAACCTATAATATGTcattctgatgatgaagaatttccGAGGCTATTGTTTAGCAACGGTCCTGGAATCTCAGGGAATCAAATGTACCACATggtaatgattttaatgaattcaaataagcCAAGAGCTTCGAAGAAATGTAAGTCTGGTGGAATAGATAATGTGTATAAAAACCATTTAAGTAATGTGTGGCATGCGAAGAGAATTGTGGGGATATCGTTGGTGAATAAAAATGATCATGGCTGCTTGTCTAATGCGTTGCAACCAGTTTACTTTGCTGGAAAGGTTTTAACTAGTAAAAGGGAacatcaaattattttggaTTTGTTGAGAAATATCGAAGAGATTACAGGGTTGAATTGTGAATGGCGTATAAAAGATTTAGAAACAATATGGAAGGACTATTTTTAAGACGTTTATTCCTTACGAACATATTATACCAAATTTCTATCCCCAACTCATGgtcaaaatatatcttcatttaaACCTCTTGTTGATTGCTGTTTGATATGTGCAAGCTGTCCTTATTTTATCTAAGCCGTAATTAGTCTATTTATATTGGATTTAATGACAGAGGATACAATCATTAAGTCAAATGCATTTGGATTTGGTTCttgatttataatttacaaTTTCATCGTCAAAGTTTTATCTATTACAATTATATAGGCTACTcaatcaagaagaagaatgatgatttttcgtaatattcaattcttgatatTCAAACTTCATAATATCATCCTTTTGCAAATCATCTAagtatttttgaattttgctGGCGATATAAGCGCCATTAAATCCGAAATGCTCATATGCATTTTTACCAGGTAATGATATACCAAATTCGTTTAGGTGGAAACCAGCATTAGCATACCTTTCCCATCCATTGGAAGCATAGGCTTCAATAGCAACGGTCACGATTTGGGGATCCAAGACGGATCTCTTATACTCTGTGGATTGACATTCGAAAAGTCGCTGGCATggaaatgaaataattttaacatTAATGTTTGACTCAATCAATATTTCGGCAGCATCAATAGCAAATTGACTTTCTGCACCAACGGATATAATTTGTAACTTTTGGCTGTCTGATGATGAGTCAAATTCCTTCAATACGTATGCACCAAATTTCACTTTGTTACGGTCCGTGATACCAGGGTACTGCTTGAGATTCTGTCTGGACAAGGATATAATTGTCGGTTTATTAGTGGTTTCAATAGCAAGTTCCCATGCGCCTGCAACTTCTTCGTTGTCCGCTGGTCTCACATACAAACAGTTCGGTAGTGATCTGTAGAATGATGCTAACGCAATAGGCTGATGTGTAGGACCATCTTCACCAGTTCCAATTGAGTCATGGGTTGCTACATGAATAACCTGTAAATTCTGCAACGCACCCATTCTTACGGCTGGTGCagaataaagataaaaCATGAAAAACGAAGATGTGATTGGAATAAAAGCACCTTTGGAGTAAGCTGAGATACCATTAGAAATCGCACACATGGCATGTTCCCGGATACCATAGTGTAAGTATCTTCCGCTGTAATCGCCATTGATACCACAGTCAGTTTTGATTTCAGGGTTTTGAAAATCTTTTTTATGTGGCCATAACAAGTTCACTGATGGAGATAAGTCCGCTGTGCCGACGAGGAATTGTGGATATTTGGCAGCAAGTGGAGTAAATACTAATCCCGATGCCTTTCTAGAAGCAGTCGCATCTGTTGGAAGTGAGTGCGGTAAAGATTCTTTCCAATCGGTTGGCAACTTTCCATTAATTCTGGATACGACCTCTTCGTATAATTGAGGATATTTCTTGCTATATGCCTCCAACTTTTTTTCCCATTGTTCCTGATGAAAGACACCTTTTGAAATGGCCCCTTCGTTGCCTTCTCTAAAAAAGTCATAGACTAATTTTGgaacttcaataaattggtCAGGATCAAAGCCATAAAGGGCCTTAAGCCTTCTGCCTTCTTCTACACCATACGCAGCACCGTGTGCTTTGGCATTATTAGCAACATTTGTATCCACACCGATGATTGTTCTTATATTAATCAAGATAGGCAGACCCTTTACTGACTTTGCCTGCTCAATCGCAGCCAATATAGATCTAAGATCAAAGCTTCCGTCGTCAACAGTTAACACATGCCATTTTTGGGCCATAAACTTAGCATTGATGTCTTCAGAGTTTGCTAAATCAACGGAACCATCACAAGTGATTTGATTGTTATCGTAAATCACAATCAAATTATCTAAACCCAAATGACCAGCAAGCGAAATGGCTTCTAAGCCGACACCTTCTTGAATACAAGCATCACCAACCatacaataaattttgttatcaaccaaatccaaatcagGTTTGTTATAATTTGCAGCTAAGTTCTTCGAGGCAATAGCCAAACCGACTGCGTTGGCAATACCTTGACCTAATGGACCCGTGGTAACCTCAATACCTTCAAACTCAATTTCCGGATGTCCAGCACATTGAGACACTTCTGGGGCGTGGTACTTCTTCAACTGATTCATGGTGAATGACTCATATCCAACAAGATGTAAGAAAACGTACTGGAAAAGACAAGTATGTCCATTAGACAAAACAAACCTATCTCTATTAAACCAATTGGCATTTTTTGGGTTGtactttaatatatatttccaAAGTGCTATACCAATGGCAGCCATTCCCATTGCACCCCCTGGATGGCCGCCATTATATTGTTGTACTAGGTCACTCACCAAACACCTAATAGTTTTTAACgataaatcttcaatttgattcattCTCCTATATTCTACTCAATATTCTATCTCAGTCATAATATTCTATCTCATTCAAATACATTATACCtacttatatatattattttttatccTCTTCATTTGTACCTAGGGATCGTTAGATCTGGTGTCGCCAATTATGTCAAATGCGGAAATAATGGCCGCATAGTATTATTCCTTAATTGGAACAAAGTTGCGATATGACGGCGCCCGATATTTCTATCTTGAGTAAACACTTGCGCTGCCGCAAATATATGTACACCAACTCCATTTGACTAACTCAATAGCCAATGAGTACAATTTACTTACACTTTGTCGAATAAAATGAGGATAATCCAAATAAATAGAACCAATGCTTAAAACTTTGGggaattttatttgaacGTATCGGCTGCCATATTCCACAATACGCATCTCTGCTATTTGTTATAGAAACAAATGGAGCATTAATGTTGACAATaactatataatttttcagtcaATATTTACAGATCAGTCTGTACCACAATATTGTTATGTTCAATTACTATGAGTTAATTTTGAtacaatttgaaatataaattatctGAATTCATGGGTAGAGCAAAAAGAAAGGCGGATTGGCGGCATGTATTACCCATTTCGGTTTGTCTAACCGCACGTCGCTGGGTGCAAAAacaagatatatatatatatatatcccGAACGCCATTCAAGCATGGAAGCATTGTATAAATTtcatattaatttatttcttaataattAACGAAAATAATCATGACGGTCAAAGCATTTGATGATAACGTATCAGATACTCACTACTTGTTGGATACTCCAAGATCTTTACCCACGCGAGATccacaattgaataatcaTGTCATtgatcttttcaatttgaaagGAAAAGTTGCAGTTGTCACAGGCGGTGGACAAGGTATCGGCTATGCTATATGTGAAGCATATGCACAAGCTGGAGCAGAAGTTGCTATATGGGATATTAGTGACACCTCTACAGTTGCCACGAAGTTAGAAAAACTTTATGGAGTTAAACTGCGTTCATATGTATGCGATGTCACTGATTCAAAGAGAGTTGAACAAACTGTTAACAACATCGTTGAAGATTTCGGTGATATTGACATTTTTGTCGCTAATGCTGGTATAAACATTCCGGTGGGTACcataattaatgaagaaaattctaatgataaaaaCTGGCTTAAGGTCATGGACATAAACTTGAATGGTGTATACTATTGTGCCAAAAATGTTGGTAAGGTTTTCTCTAGAAAACCTGAGGGCAGAAAAGGATCAATGATTATTACCGGTTCTATGTCGGGGCATATCATCAATACTCCGGTTCATCAAGCCGCATACAATGCATCCAAGGCATCCGTTATTCATTTCGCTAAATCATTGGctattgaatttgttgatttcgCTAGAGTCAACAGCATCAGCCCTGGCTATGTTAACTCGGGTATCAATGACCATTTGCCAAGCAACACTAGAAAACGTTGGTGGTCGACTATCCCGATGGGAAGAGAAGGCTTACCACGAGAGTTGGTTGGTGCATATTTGTACTTAGCATCTGATGCAAGTACCTATACCACTGCTGCTGATATTATTGTAGATGGAGGCTGGTGTGCTGTTTAAATAATAGAtgtttaaatatttgatatataaCTAATAGGTAAAATgtatgaatatttttttttattacaCTTATAgtaacaataatattaatagtaCGTCATGTAGCTAATTAAATATGATACAAATTGTAATTTATAGTTGATTCATCAGTGGTTATTTGTTCCCTGATTGAAAAGCTCATTTTACATATAGTTGCGACTACTACATTGATGACGCTAATATAGTTATAAGCAGATGTTACTTGATGctatataattattctATCGATTCGACTAAAACTTTTCTTTCGTAGAGGTCTGATTCTTTATAGTCCAATTTTTTATAGTTTCTGGAAAGTGAGATAACGTCCCAAGGAGTCTTAGGGTTGGAATGTTCAAAAATTATGTCTATGTCTTCGAGTGACCTACCAGAGGTTTCAggataaaaaatataaacaGCTGGAACCATAGCGAAATTAACGCATGCGAATATAGCATAAGTATATGCACCGATATGTGCGAAGCATATAGGTGTAATCATAACGATTAAGAACGTAAACGCCCAGTTGCAAGCTGTCGATAACCCATTCACTGCTGCTCTTATTTCCAATGGAGCAATTTCAGCAGGGTAAAGCCACAGAACACCCAACCATCCAACTGCAAAAAAACTATTAAACACGAAGAGGAATACTGCAGCTGATATTGCAGCCTTTGTATCCCCGTTATCAGCTGCCCATCCTGACCCACACAAAATAGCCATAGTAGCACTTTGTCCTGCAGCACAAATTAACATCAAATTTCTTCTCCCTACTCTTTCAATAAGAAAGTATGAAAGACAAGCAGCAAGGAAATATTCCGTACCGTTACAAGCAGCTAAAATTCTTGCAGGAATAGGATCCATATTTAAATAGTCTTCATAAATAGTACCTGCATAATAGGTAATTAGATTTATTCCGCAAATTTGTTGCATAATTTGGCAAAATGCAGCCAACATTGTTCTGTGAAAATGTTTGTTTGGTCCAAATGAAATTAGGCGTTTCAAACTGAATTCTGCATCTTCTTTCATAGAAAGatctttgatttctttaatttttgcTAACACAAAAGTGTGATTGGTTTCAACTTCAGCAAACACCGCAAATACTTCCTTTGCTTCCTCAATTCTATTCTTTTTGACTAACCAACGGGGGGATTCTGGCATTAAGAAGATGACGGACATCATGAACAAAGCAAATACAATTTGGAAGGCAATTGGAAATCTCCAACTGGCACTGCCCTTAACAAAATAGAAGCCGAAATCGACCCAGTAAGATAATGCAAcaccaaatatatttagAGCTGCGCTAATCATGTTAAGAGCACCACGTCTCTCTGGTTTTGCACATTCAGACAACCACATTGGAATTGTTGCAGTCAGGAAACCATTCCCGATACCTGTTACAATTCTTCCAACGATTAAATGAGGTAGTCCAAATGCCGAGCATTGCAACACTGCTCCGACTGTCATTGTTGCAGCACCGATCCAAATCATCTTTCTTCTACCAAAATTGTCTCCATAAACCATCGCAAAAAGTGCACCACACATACAGCCTATTTCATATATAGCCACCAC encodes:
- a CDS encoding DEHA2F01012p (similar to uniprot|P39932 Saccharomyces cerevisiae YDR536W STL1 Glycerol proton symporter of the plasma membrane subject to glucose-induced inactivation strongly but transiently induced when cells are subjected to osmotic shock), which codes for MVAFVASIAFMLFGYDQGVMSSLLTLPSFLETFPEINVFENKSNSTLQGLVVAIYEIGCMCGALFAMVYGDNFGRRKMIWIGAATMTVGAVLQCSAFGLPHLIVGRIVTGIGNGFSTATIPMWLSECAKPERRGALNMISAALNIFGVALSYWVDFGFYFVKGSASWRFPIAFQIVFALFMMSVIFLMPESPRWLVKKNRIEEAKEVFAVFAEVETNHTFVLAKIKEIKDLSMKEDAEFSLKRLISFGPNKHFHRTMLAAFCQIMQQICGINLITYYAGTIYEDYLNMDPIPARILAACNGTEYFLAACLSYFLIERVGRRNLMLICAAGQSATMAILCGSGWAADNGDTKAAISAAVFLFVFNSFFAVGWLGVSWLYPAEIAPLEIRAAVNGLSTACNWAFTFLIVMITPICFAHIGAYTYAIFACVNFAMVPAVYIFYPETSGRSLEDIDIIFEHSNPKTPWDVISLSRNYKKLDYKESDLYERKVLVESIE